The genomic interval GACGGGGCCGGGCTTGCCGAAAGTTGCGGAGGCGGCCGAGGCCATCGCGGATCTGCGACCGGCCCGGCCCGGGCCGGCTCGGTCGCGGTACGGTCGCGGTGCGGTTGGCATGCCACAAAAAATTCATCAAGGTTCTTGCATGAGCGGACCGGCCTCGATATATACCCCGCAGTCGACGCGCCGGTTGCGACCGCTGCGCGGGATGGGTGTATAGCTCAGTTGGTAGAGCATCTGACTCTTAATCAGACGGTCCAAGGTTCGAATCCTTGTGCACCCACCATCCTCCCTAAACTTAATATGTTGTCTTGGGCTGTCGATGGCAGTGTGAGTGTCTCAGGTCACACTCAGGCGGCCTGCGAAAAACTGTAGAGGATCGGCTTCTCCCATACTTGCTGTGTCGGGTGTTGTGGGAATCGGTTTCCTGCTTCCAATCAAGCGGCCTTCCTTTTCTGCAGATCTTCTAAGCGCGCTAGCTTAATATTATTCTGCGAAACCGGACAATTCAGTCGCTCAACTGAGGTGCGCGGCGCCAAGTTTGCATGCTACACTTCTCATTGGCTTGCTGAGGCGAAGGCGTGGCGCCGGACGATAGGGCGAAGGGGAAAGATCCTCGTTAATGTCGACGAAAATTACCGTGTTTTGTGTTAAGTCACCTTCTGTTGTGGTATTCGTCTTTGTCTGCCCAACCAATCCGACGACATCTTTGAGCTGCTGTTACCGATGATTACCCAAAAGGCCAAGTACGCGCTGAAGTCCCTCATGGTCCTCGCAGATGAACGGGCCGGTAACAGAAAAGCCCTGCGGATCGAGGAGGTTGCTGAGTTATCTGGAGCTCCAAAGCGGTTCCTGGAGCACATTCTGCTTGATCTGAAACGTGCGGGACTGATTGGCAGCCGCCGCGGGCGCAAGGGTGGCTACGAACTGATCAAGGAACCCAGGCATGTGTCCATCGCCGAAATTCTGCGTTTGATCGACGGACCAATCGCGCCTCTGCCGTGCCTGTCGCGCCGTGCCTATCGACCCTGCGAGGACTGCAAGGATGAAAAATCCTGCCGCGTTCGGGCCGTTTTTGGCGGGTTCTATTCGGCATATATCCTTATGATCGAGTCCCTCACCTTGGCGGATTTGCAGCAGGAGTCCCAGCCCCTGGAACGCTTCAAGCTCCGCGAAGTCGCGGTCGGAGAATAATCTTCTCTAATCACGACTGAAAAGGCACGATTCTTCCTTTGAAAAATACGATTAAGTCTGTCGTTATTTAGGTGTCAGGCAAGGCTCCGGGTCCGTGGTCGCTCCTGTGCGGAGCCGCCCCAGGGGGCCGGACCTGCGGCCTGACATCGGAGTTACGACAGGGTTGAGCAAAGGAAGTCGCGATGTCCTACTATATCCATCTGGGCGCCAACGCGCTCGCACCAAGCTTGATTCTCCGAAGTCACAGCCAAGGCCGTGTCGAGGCGCGTTCGGGCAACGGCCTGCCGGTCGCAACCGTCACATCTGGGGCGGCTGTCGCAGGCTTGCGGCGGGTCCGACCGGGCGGTCGGTGGAAGGGCGCCCTTCTGGCGGCGCTGGCAGTGCTCGGTCTTGCCGGTGGCGCGCCGGGGGCTGCATCGGCGCAAAATCGGGTCCAGATCCTGAACGTCTCCTACGACCCGACGCGGGAGTTCTACCGGGAATACAACGAGCTCTTCAACGAATGGTGGACTTCGCAGGGCAACGCACCCGTTACGGTCCAGCAGTCCCACGGCGGCGCGGGCGCGCAGGCGCGTGCCGTGATCGACGGCCTGGATGCGACGGTGGTGACGCTGGCGCTGTCGGCCGATATCGCCGCAATTGCAGAACGTACCGGCAAGATTCCGGCGGATTGGCAGTCGCGGTTGCCGCACAATTCCTCGCCATATACCTCAACCATCGTCTTTCTCGTGCGGGAAGGGAATCCGAAGGGCATCAAGGACTGGGAAGATCTGGTGCGCGACGACGTTCAAGTCATCACTCCGAACCCTAAGACGAGCGGTGGGGCGCGGTGGAACTTTCTCGCGGCCTGGGGCTATGCCGAGCAGAACGGGCTCGACCCGCGGGAGTTCGTGGGGGCGGTTTACAGAAACGTGCCGGTGCTCGACACCGGCGCGCGCGGATCGACAACGACCTTCACCCAGCGCGGAATTGGTGACGTGCTGCTGGCATGGGAGAACGAGGCCTTTCTTTCGCTGAAGGAACTTGGAGAGGACAAGTTCGACATCGTCGTGCCCTCTGTCTCGATCCTGGCCGAGCCGCCGGTGACGCTGGTAGACGGTAACATCGCCTCCGACGCGCAGCGCGCCGCCGCAGAGGCCTATCTCGAGTACCTCTACAGCCCAGAGGCGCAGGCGCTGGCGCTCCGCCACTATTACCGCGCCTGGGACACTTCGGCCGCCGCGCCGGAGGATGTCGCCCGGTTCCCGGACATCCGGCTGGTGACCATCGAGGATTTCGGCGGCTGGGCAAGCGTGCAGCCCGAGTATTTCGGCGACGGCGGCATCTTCGACCAAATCTATTCAGGACAGTGATCCATGAGGGCGAGCATTCTGCGCTCGCCCTCACCCCTCCCGGGGTTTGGGCTGAGCTTCGGGATCATGATGGCGGTCTTGTCCATCGTGGTTCTCCTTCCGATCGGTGCGCTTCTGGGCCGTGGGGTGATGATTGGCCCCGGTGAGTTGTGGGAAATGGTCAACTCGCGTCGTATCTGGGCGGCACTGACGCTGTCCTTCCGCGCGTCCCTGATCGCGTCGCTCTTCAATCTCGTCTTCGGCCTGATGCTTGCCTGGGTACTCGTGCGCTATCGTTTCTGGGGTCGCAAGCTCATCGACGCTGCCGTCGATTTGCCCTTCGCGCTGCCAACCGCGGTCGCCGGCATTTCGCTGACGGCGCTTTACGCACCGAATGGTGTGTTCGGGCAGGTTCTGGCTCCATTCGGCATCAAGGTTGCCTATTCCGAGATCGGTATCTGGATGGCGCTGATCTTCATCGGGCTGCCCTTTGTCGTGCGCACCGTGCAGCCGGTGATCGAGGAGATCGACCGTGAGGTGGAAGAGGTAAGCGCTACGCTCGGTGCACACCGTTTCTACACGCTGCGCAAGGTGGTCCTGCCGATGCTGACGCCCGCGCTTCTCACCGGCTTTGCGCTCGCGCTCGCGCGGTCGGTGGGCGAATACGGCTCAGTCATCTTCATCGCTGGCAACCTGCCGTTCCAGACCGAGATCGCGCCTCTCCTCATCGTGATCCGGCTTGAGGAGTACAATTACGACGCCGCAACGGCGATCGGGATCGCCATGCTCGTGATCTCCTTCGCGATGCTGTTGGCCATCAACGCCATCCAGATCTGGAGCAGACGGAGGATCGGCCTTGTCTAATGTCACGCCCACTCGCTCCCGGCCTTTCTCCCCCCACCGAGGTCTTCCCGAGGGATCGGGCTTCTTCTTCGCCGCCTTGGGTAGTCTCGGCGCCATGGCTCTGGTGCTCGTTGCGATTATAGCAGGAAGGCCCGTTTGGTTAATCCTGATGCTCTGGTTCGTCGGGATGCCGGTCATCTCGGTCGCGTTGGCCGCTATCGCCTTGATGCGCAACTCCGCGACAGATGACAATGCGGCGGCCGCGCTAGAGCCTCACCGAAATTCGAGGCTGAGCGATGTCTGATACAACACTCATGCACCCGACCTCCGTCACCACGGAGCCGCGCCTCGCGCGCCACATCTTGATTGGGACAGTCCTCGTCCTGATCTCGCTTCTCCTGTTCATGCCGCTCCTGGCCGTCTTCGCCGAGGCCTTGCGGCAGGGCTGGGCGGCCTCGCTCGATGCGCTCGCCTCGCCTGACGCGCGCGCGGCGATCCGGCTTACGCTGATCGTCGCGGCCATCGCCGTGCCCCTGAACGCCATCTTCGGCATCGCGGCAGCCTGGGCGATCACCAAGTTCGACTTTCGCGGTAAGGCGTTCCTTATCACGCTGATCGACCTGCCGTTCTCGGTCTCGCCGGTCGTGGCAGGGCTGGCCCTCGTCCTGCTCTTCGGGGCCAATTCCTCAATGGGGGCTTGGCTCATTGCCAATGACATGAAGATCGTGTTCGCCTTTCCCGGCATCGTGCTTGCCACGATGTTCGTGACCTTTCCCTTTGTCGCCCGGGAATTGATCCCGGTCATGATCGAACAGGGCCGAGCGGAGGAAGAAGCCGCGCTGACCTTGGGCGCCTCCAGCTGGCGTGTCTTTTTCACAGTGACACTACCCAACATCCGCTGGGCCCTCCTTTACGGCGTTCTCTTGTGCAACGCCCGCGCGATGGGCGAGTTCGGTGCTGTGGCGGTCGTTTCAGGCAAGATTCGGGGAGTGACCACGACCATGCCGATCGCGATCGAGATGCTCTACAACGAATATCTCTCGGTCGCGGCCTTCTCGCTTGCCGCTGTCCTCGCACTTCTCGCGCTCGTCACTCTTGCCCTTAAATCCCTACTGGAATGGCGTCATGCGGACCTGCTGGCGGCCACACGGCGTCACTGAAGGAGTACCCCCGTGAACATCGAGATCGAGGAACTCGCCAAGGAATTCGGCACCGAACGGGCACTGCATCCCGTCTCTCTCTTCATTCCATCGGGCGCGCTGATCGCGCTGCTCGGTCCCTCAGGCTCTGGCAAGACAACGCTCCTACGCATTCTGGCCGGACTGGAATTCCCTACCTCCGGGCGCGTGCTCTTCGGCGGGCAGGACGCTACGGGGCTTTCGGTGCAGGAGCGTCGGGCGGGATTCGTCTTCCAGCACTACGCGCTCTTCAGGCACATGACCGTTTTCGAAAACATAGCCTATGGGCTTCGCGCTCGGAAGCGGAAGGAGCGTCCGACCGACGCCGAGATCGGCCGCCGGGTCAACCGCCTGCTCGATCTGATCCAGTTGCCGGACATCGGCGGTCGCTTCCCGAACCAGCTCTCGGGGGGGCAGCGTCAACGCGTGGCGCTTGCCCGCGCGCTTGCCATCGAGCCGCGCATGCTTCTCCTCGACGAGCCCTTCGGCGCGCTTGATGCGAAAGTCCGCAAGGAGCTTCGGCAGGGATTGCGGGACATCCACGACAGAACCGGTTTGACGACCGTTTTTGTCACCCATGACCAGGAGGAAGCCATGGAACTCGCCGATCTCGTTGTCGTCATGTCGATGGGCCGGATCGAGCAGGTCGGTAAACCGACCGAGATCCGCGCGAAGCCAGCCAGCGACTTCGTGCGGGAGTTCACCAGGACCTGATGCACGGTACGCCATGCAGCCTGCCGAACAGATCGCTGCTCCTCTTTGGCTTCGGATAGCCCTTCGCCTAACGACCGTACGGATGAAGGCGACAGAGGCTGCCTCTTCGTTGCCTGAGGGGTGGGTGCTCCGCGCAGCGTCTCCCAAATGGGTTTGTGTATGGCGTAACCATCCCGATGTTCTGATGCGGCTGCGGGTGCTCGTTTTGCCGGAACCGTGGGCGGGTGATCGCCGCCTGGCCTGGCACGCCCTTCTTGTGGATCAGAAGCACCGGTTGGCGCTGACCACGGATGAAGCCGATCCAGCATATCTGGCGCAGGCAGAAGGATTTATCTTCAGGCAACTTGCAGCGCCTTGGGGCGATTTGATTTGGGGATCCGAGCGATGAGTAAGTCTGACCTCGATAGAATCGACAGAAAGATACTTTATGAACTGATGCGCGATGCGGCTTTACCGGTCGCACAACTGGCCGATCGCGTTGGCTTATCTCAGACGCCATGTTGGAAACGTGTTCAGAAGCTGGAAGCCGCGGGCGTTATCACCGGACGTGTCGCCATTGTCGATCCGGAGACGATCGGCCTCGGACTGACCGTATTCGTCGAGATCGAGGCTGCTGATCATACGTCGGAATGGCGGGCAACGTTCCGGGAGGTTGTCAAGACACTGTCTGCCGTCGTCGAGGTGCACCGTATGGCAGGCGATGTGGACTACCTGCTTAAGGTCCTGGTCCCCGACATGACAGCTTTCGACGCGTTCTATCTGGACCTGACGCGCGCCCTTCCATGCCGGAACGTGACGTCAAAGTTCTCTATGGAAACCATCGCGATGTCGACGGTATGGCCGATCGACGTCACGACCCCCTGAAACCAGCCAAAACAGCCGAAGCAGATGCCAGGAGAGGATGACATGACCCTACGCCTTAACGATATAGCCCCGGATTTCGAGGCAGACACCACGGAAGGCCCGATCCGGTTCCACGATTGGATTGGCGACGACTATGCGGTTCTGTTCAGCCACCCTAAGGATTTCACTCCGGTCTGTACCACCGAATTGGGCGTTATGGCTGGACTTGCCCCCGAGTTTGCCAAACGCAACGCCAAGATCATTGGGATCTCGGTGGATCCGGTGGAAAGCCACCAAAAATGGAAAGGCGACATCAAAGTCGCGACGGGGCACGAACCCGCATACCCGCTTATTGGCGATCCCGAACTGAAAGTGGCCAAGCTCTACGATATGCTGCCCGCATCGCTCGAAGGCGGCTCCGAGGGGCGTACGCCCGCTGACAATGCCACTGTGCGCACTGTCTTCATCATCGGCCCAGACAAGCGGATCAAGCTGTCTCTGACCTATCCGATGACCACGGGACGCAATTTCGACGAAATCCTGAGAGCGCTGGATTCCATCCAACTTACCGCCAAACATCAAGTGGCGACACCCGCCAACTGGCGACAAGGCGAGAATGTGATCATAACCGCTGCCGTCTCGGACGAGGATGCTGTGGCACGATTCGGGGAGTTCGAACGGGTTCTTCCGTATCTCCGGGAGACGAGACAGCCGGATTGAACTGATTAGGCATCACCATACGGCAAATTGGCGCCCCGCGCCGAAGGAGCGCCATCCCTTATAGAGAAGAATGTTCTCTTTGACGGGGATATTTTGGAATTCATAAACACGATTATTTCGGTAGTCTTTTTGAGGAAAGGAGACGTCGCATGATCAGAACTCTGCTTGTCCCTGGCCTTGATGGCTCCCCGGAACCGCATTGGCAACACTGGTGGGCGTCCACCGACCCAACAGCGAGGATCGTCAAACAGCAATCGTGGTCGATGCCGGAATCCGACGCTTGGATTGCGGCAATCACTGCCGCCATTCTAGCTCACCCGGATGCTCTACTGGTTGGGCATTCGCTTGGAGTCATCGCCATTGCTCACCTGTTGGCAAGGCGCCCGAAGCTTCGGATTGGCGGCGCCCTGTTAGTTGCGCCGGCAGAACCGTCGCGAAGCTTGCGAACTGACAGCTTCGGACGAATACCGGAGTTGCATCTCGGCGTTCCCGCCATCGTTGCCGCAAGCCGGAACGATTTCTGGATGGATCAGGCGCGAGCGCGGGATTTGGCTCAGACCTGGGGGGCCGATTTCGTTGACATGGGAGAGGCTGGCCACATCAATGTGGCTTCCGGCTTCGGCCCCTGGCCTGCGGTCAAGGTATTTGCCGATCGGCTCTCAAACTTCCGGGATAGCGGTGCTTTTAGCAGCGCGAGAAGAACCCAAGTGCAGGTCGCCATCGCTGCGGTGCGGTCATGAGGCAATCGTCAATCACCCTAGTGATGAGGAGGGCCTTGCCGGCAGCCGTTTTCAGCGCCTGCTACGTCTGGCTGTTCGCCTTGGTACTGCTTTCATGAGGGAGTGAGAGGCTTCTTCTGGTAAGGAGGAATAATATGTCTCCGTACTGTTCTTATGATCCCGGACTCCTCGTGTATCTGGAGCATATCGAAGGTGATCTTCCGGACCACGAAGTGGACGATTTCAGCTTTGCTATAAGTTTCGTTTTGGCTATGTTCTGTTTTCTGATGTTGACGTTCCTTCTGTGATGAAGGGTCTCCTGACAAGGGGAGGAGCGTGGCATCACTGCGTGATCGTCGGTGGTGGCGCGAGCGGCGTTCTCATGGCGGCCCATCTGCTGCGCGGACCAGCGAAACGCATCCGGGTCACCATCATCGAGCAAAGCCAAATGCTCGGATGCGGCATCGCCTACAGCACGAGGCATCCCGATCACCTGCTGAACACCCGTGCTTCCCAGATGAGCGCCTTTCCGGATCGACCTGACCATTTCGAGCAATGGTTGACCGGTAAAGGAAAACAAGCGACTGCAAGCTGCTTCGTGGATCGCGCGACCTACGGGCAATATCTTTCGGGCCTTCTGGAGCCATGGCGATCTGGCCCGGATGCGGAACGGCTGCACTGCGTCCGAGGGAACTGCGTCAGCCTGAGCGAAACCGATGCCGGCGTGATCGCGCGCCTTGCCGACGGCTCGGTCATTTCGGGCGATAGCGCCGTTCTTGCAACCGGTCACGCGGTACCGGTCGATCCGGATCCTCCCCTTCGCAATGCTTGGGATTTCTCACCACCACTTACTCCTGACTCGACGATTCTGATCATTGGAACCGGGCTGAGCATGGTCGATCATGTCGTGACATTGCTCGCATCCGGTCATCGCGGGCAAATTTGCTGTCTATCCCGGCGGGGGCTCCTGCCGCACGTCCATGCCTCCACCCGTCCAATACCTTTCTCCCAGGAAGAAATTCCGTTCGGTGCTCCGGTAAGCGTGTTCCTACATTGGTTACGCCGGCAGGCGAGATCTGCCGAAGCCCGGGGAGGAACCTGGCGCGATGTGGTCGACGGCATTCGTCCGCACATCGCGACGGCCTGGCGTTCATGGGACCTCGCCGCGCGTGCCCGCTTTCTCCGCCATGCCGCGTCGTGGTGGGAGGTACATCGCCACAAGATGCCACCGGTGTCGGCGGCACGGTTGGAAAAAGCAAAGGCTGACGGCCAACTCGTCATCATCCGTGGCCGGTTCGAGAGGGCCACCACCTTGCTTGGAGGGCGCGTCAGCGTGAATATCACACGGCACGGCAGAGAGGATGAAACAACTCTTCCTGCTGACCATGTCATCGACTGCCGGGGTATCCGGCGCGATCCGGAAACGCACGCGGCGCCGGTGATCCGTGACCTGCTTGCACGCGGGGCGGCTCGTCTCGATCCGCTGCGACTCGGCCTCGACACGACAACAGATGCGAAGGTGATCGACGCAAACGGTCGAGCCTCTCGCCGGATCCGCGCGATCGGCCCCGCAGCTCGTGGCACACTTTGGGAAATCACCGCGATTCCGGATATACGCGAACAGGTCTTCCGTCTTTCCCGCGACCTGATCGGCACCGGTTCCGGCTGGTGAAGCGAGATAGCGATTGTTCTCTTTGCCGCCTTTTCATCAGAGCAAATCATCTCCGATCCGACGTTTCTTTGGAATGGTCTCGATGCCGGAAATTTATTAGATCTAATACTCGATAGATTTTGTCGAGAAAGGATCTGAAATGCCTGAAATTGTTGGGTTTGCGGGAAGCCTGAGCAATCCATCCCGCACGCGTGCGCTGGTCGCGGCCGCCGTCAGAAACAGTGCTGAAAGAACAGGCTGGGCCGGTGCCGTTTATGATCTGCGTGACATCGGCCCCTCGCTGGGGGCTGCATCCGGGATCGGAGATCTTGCACCTGAAGCGCGTGACGTTGTGAAGCGAATCTTAAACGCGGACGCACTCATCGTCGGAACCCCGGTCTACAAGGGGAGCTATACAGGCTTGTTCAAGCATCTCTTCGATCTCATCGAACCGGCGGCCCTGAAGGACAGGCCGATTCTTCTCACGGCAACGGGCGGGGGGGACCGGCATGCGCTCGTGATCGAGCATCAGATTCGTCCGTTGTTCGGCTTCTTTGAGGCGGCAACGATCGCGACTGGTGTTTACGCGTCTTCCGCTGACTTTGAGGACGGCGAGCCCTCGTCGCCGGAGCTTCTGACCCGCCTCGAAACGGCGACGAGGCAACTTGCAACGGCCATCAGGGCCCAAGCCGCATTCGGGCTGCTGGGCCTCGCAAATAACGCTGCCTGAGGGCGCAAACGAACCATCCATCTGAATTGCCTCCTTGCGCCTGGGCCCCCGGTGTCAGGCGACGGCGGAGGCGTGTCCAAGGGAAGGAGTTCCCATGACTGTCCACGACATTCCCTCAACGTCTCTTTCGAGCGACGACGTTGTTCTAATCACGCCGATTATCGGCGCCGAGATCCGCAATGTGCGCCTTTCTGGAAACCTGCCCGAGGGAGTTATTGCCGAGATCAAGTCGCGCATCGCGCGCCACAAGGTCGTGTTCTTCCGGAGGCAGGATCACCTCGATGATGCTGGCCAGGAGAGCTTCGCGAGGCTGCTTGGCGAGCTTGTCCCGCATCCGACCCAGCATATTCGCGAGGGGAGCGCCGCGATCCTTGAGCTCGACTCTGGGCATGGCGGACGTGCAGACCAGTGGCACACGGACGTGACCTTCGTGCCCGCCTATCCGAAATACTCGGTGCTTCGAGGCATCACCATCCCGGAAACAGGCGGCGACACGATCTGGGCCAACACGGCAGCGGCGTATGATGCTCTGCCGGAACCCTTGAAACGGTTCGCCGACAACCTGCGCGCAGTCCACTCCAATGCCTATGACTATGCAAGCCACCGGCCGTGGGCGACCGAGGTCGAAAAGAAGCATTACGACGAAGTCTTCCGTTCTAAGGTCTTCCAGACCGATCATCCTGTAGTGCGTGTGCACCCGGAAACAGGTGAGCACACACTCATTCTGGGAAGTTTCGTGCAAAGATTTGCCGGTTTCGATCGATTTGCTTCGATAAAACTTTATGAATTGTTCCAAACCTACATCACAGCGCCTGAAAATACGGTCCGCTGGCGCTGGAAGGCCGGCGATGTGGCGATCTGGGACAACCGCGCGACCCAGCATATTGCCGTGAACGATTATGGCGATGCCCATCGTGTCGTCCGTCGCGTCACGATCGACGGGGACCTGCCCATCGGCCCCGACGGCCGCCCGAGTCTCGCCCTGCAATAACTGCTCACACGCACCTAGGAAGGTATTCTCCGATGACCAGACAGATCAAACTCGGCGCATTCCTGCCGGGCGGCGGCCAGCACGTCGCCGCATGGCGCCATCCCGACAGCCCGGCGGACGGCGCCACGAACTTCGAATTCCATAAGCAATTGGCACTGACTGCGGAGCGCGGCCTGTTCGATGCCTATTTCCTTGCTGATGGCCTGGCAGTGGCCTTTGGTGGTGGCATGGAGGGCGGCAACGCGAAGGTGGCCGGCTTCGAGCCGGTGACCCTGTTCGCTGCGCTGGCGCCTTTGACGAAGAGTATCAGCTTCATCGCGACTGCCTCGACGACCTACGAAGAACCCTACAACATCGCGCGGAAATTCGCTTCCCTCGACCTGATCTCAGACGGGCGGGTCGGCTGGAACGTCGTCACCACCGCGACCGAGGCCGCCGCGCGCAACTTCAACCTCGATCATCAGCATCCCCATGCCTTCCGCTATGCAAGGGCGCGCGAGCATGTCGAGGTGGTTAAGAAGCTTTGGGACAGCTTCGAGGATGACGTCTTCATCCGTGATAAGGAGAGCGGCGTCTTCTTCGACACAACGAAGGTGCATTATGCGGACCACGAGGGCGAGCATTTCAAGGTCCGTGGACCACTGAACGTCTCGCGCTCACGGCAAGGGCATCCGGTGATCGTGCAGGCGGGGCAATCCGAGGACGGACGCGCGCTTGCGGCTGCGACGGCAGAAGTAATCTTCACCGCTCACCAACGGCTCGACACAGCGCAGGAGTTCTACCGCGATATCAAGGCGCGTGCCGCCGCCAACGGGCGTAGCCCGGAGCATGTTCTTATCATGCCCGGCGTCTCGCCCTTCGTTGGCCGTACCGAAGCCGAGGCGCGCGAGAAATACGACCGCCTGACCTCACTCATCCTAGAGGAGGACGGAATTGCGTTGCTGAACGGCCTGACTGGCGGCACGCTTGATCTTAACGGCTATGACCTTGACGGCCCGCTCCCGCCGGCACCGCCGACCGAGGGCATGAAGTCGCGTCAGACACTCATCCGGCAGATCGCGGACGAGAACAATTTCACCATTCGCCAGCTCTACCAGTGGGTCGCTTCGGCACGCGGCCATTACACGATTGTCGGATCTGCCGAACAGGTTGCCGATCAGCTTCAGGAATGGTTCGAGAACGAAGCCGCAGATGGCTTCAACATTCTGCCGCCCTGGTTGCCGACGGCCCTCGATGACTTCGTCGACCTGGTGATCCCCGAGTTACAGCGCCGCGGACTGTTCCGTCGCGCCTATGAGGGCACGACTCTGCGGGAGAACCTTGGACTGCCCTTTCCCGTTAACAGGCATGCAGTCGCGCACGAAACCGTACAGGCCGCCGAATAAGGAAGGACTTAATATGACCTACCAATTCTCAGATGCTGCCCGCACCACCAACGGTCCTGACGTTCGCGCGGTGCTTGGACGCCTCCTGGTTACCGGGCGGCGTATCGCGGCCAACTATGGCCCTATTCTCGGCTTCTTTGCCGGCTGGCAGATCGCAAGCACCGCTGGTTGGCTCAATCCTGCCGTTTTCCCTCCCATCGACCGGGTGGCAGGAGCCCTGTGGAATGGAATTTCGTCCGGAGCCTTGCTCGATGATATCGCCGTCTCCTTGCAGAGGGCGGGAATCGCCTTCCTCGCGGCCGCCGCTCTCGGGATACCCCTCGGCCTGTTCATGGGCCAGATCCGGGCTGTCGAACAGGCGCTTGACCCCATCCTTCAGCTCTTTCGGCAAACCTCGGCGCTTGCCCTTTATCCGGTGTTCATCCTGCTCCTCGGGCTCGGAGAGGCCTCCAAGGTCTTCGTGATTTTCTGGGCCACGCTCTTTCCCATTCTCCTTGCCACCATCGGCGGCGTGAAGGAGGTCGATCCGAAGCTGATCGAGATGGCGCGCACCTTCGGCGCTACGCGGCTGACGACCTTCCGCCGCGTGGTCCTGCCAGCCTCGGTGCCCTCGATCTTCGTTGGCCTGCGTCTGTCGGCGACTACGGCGCTGCTGCTGCTGATCGCAGCCGAGATGATCGGCGCAAACAAGGGCGTCGGGTTTCAGGTGATGAACGCACAGTACAATTTCCAGATCCCGCTGATGTTCGCCGCGATCTTCCTGCTGGCCTTCCTCGGGCTCGCCGCGAACTGGGTTCTGGTCACCCTGCAACGGCGGCTCTGCCGCTGGAGCCCCGCACAACACTGACACGCCGAACCAACACCATAGAAAGGAACATCCAATGACCTATCGCTTCAAATCCCTCACCGCTGCCGCAACGCTTGCCCTCGGGCTCTCGGGCTCAGCCCAGGCCGAGACTGTGACCCTGCGCTTCCTCGCCAGCCATGGCGGCGTCTCGGCCCACGAACTCGCGCAGGAACTGGGTTATTTTGACGGTACCGGCATTAAGCTTGAAAACATCGGCTATGCGGGCGGCGGGCCGGAGTCGCTTTTCGCCCTCGCCTCGGGCAGCGTCGACATCGGGTCAGCTGCAACCTCGGCCGTCATCAACTCGATCGCCAGCGGCAACGATTTCAT from Polymorphum gilvum SL003B-26A1 carries:
- a CDS encoding RBBP9/YdeN family alpha/beta hydrolase, which translates into the protein MHKHDYFGSLFEERRRRMIRTLLVPGLDGSPEPHWQHWWASTDPTARIVKQQSWSMPESDAWIAAITAAILAHPDALLVGHSLGVIAIAHLLARRPKLRIGGALLVAPAEPSRSLRTDSFGRIPELHLGVPAIVAASRNDFWMDQARARDLAQTWGADFVDMGEAGHINVASGFGPWPAVKVFADRLSNFRDSGAFSSARRTQVQVAIAAVRS
- a CDS encoding sulfate/molybdate ABC transporter ATP-binding protein, coding for MNIEIEELAKEFGTERALHPVSLFIPSGALIALLGPSGSGKTTLLRILAGLEFPTSGRVLFGGQDATGLSVQERRAGFVFQHYALFRHMTVFENIAYGLRARKRKERPTDAEIGRRVNRLLDLIQLPDIGGRFPNQLSGGQRQRVALARALAIEPRMLLLDEPFGALDAKVRKELRQGLRDIHDRTGLTTVFVTHDQEEAMELADLVVVMSMGRIEQVGKPTEIRAKPASDFVREFTRT
- the cysT gene encoding sulfate ABC transporter permease subunit CysT, coding for MRASILRSPSPLPGFGLSFGIMMAVLSIVVLLPIGALLGRGVMIGPGELWEMVNSRRIWAALTLSFRASLIASLFNLVFGLMLAWVLVRYRFWGRKLIDAAVDLPFALPTAVAGISLTALYAPNGVFGQVLAPFGIKVAYSEIGIWMALIFIGLPFVVRTVQPVIEEIDREVEEVSATLGAHRFYTLRKVVLPMLTPALLTGFALALARSVGEYGSVIFIAGNLPFQTEIAPLLIVIRLEEYNYDAATAIGIAMLVISFAMLLAINAIQIWSRRRIGLV
- a CDS encoding RrF2 family transcriptional regulator — translated: MITQKAKYALKSLMVLADERAGNRKALRIEEVAELSGAPKRFLEHILLDLKRAGLIGSRRGRKGGYELIKEPRHVSIAEILRLIDGPIAPLPCLSRRAYRPCEDCKDEKSCRVRAVFGGFYSAYILMIESLTLADLQQESQPLERFKLREVAVGE
- a CDS encoding Lrp/AsnC family transcriptional regulator; the protein is MSKSDLDRIDRKILYELMRDAALPVAQLADRVGLSQTPCWKRVQKLEAAGVITGRVAIVDPETIGLGLTVFVEIEAADHTSEWRATFREVVKTLSAVVEVHRMAGDVDYLLKVLVPDMTAFDAFYLDLTRALPCRNVTSKFSMETIAMSTVWPIDVTTP
- the cysW gene encoding sulfate ABC transporter permease subunit CysW produces the protein MSDTTLMHPTSVTTEPRLARHILIGTVLVLISLLLFMPLLAVFAEALRQGWAASLDALASPDARAAIRLTLIVAAIAVPLNAIFGIAAAWAITKFDFRGKAFLITLIDLPFSVSPVVAGLALVLLFGANSSMGAWLIANDMKIVFAFPGIVLATMFVTFPFVARELIPVMIEQGRAEEEAALTLGASSWRVFFTVTLPNIRWALLYGVLLCNARAMGEFGAVAVVSGKIRGVTTTMPIAIEMLYNEYLSVAAFSLAAVLALLALVTLALKSLLEWRHADLLAATRRH
- a CDS encoding peroxiredoxin, which produces MTLRLNDIAPDFEADTTEGPIRFHDWIGDDYAVLFSHPKDFTPVCTTELGVMAGLAPEFAKRNAKIIGISVDPVESHQKWKGDIKVATGHEPAYPLIGDPELKVAKLYDMLPASLEGGSEGRTPADNATVRTVFIIGPDKRIKLSLTYPMTTGRNFDEILRALDSIQLTAKHQVATPANWRQGENVIITAAVSDEDAVARFGEFERVLPYLRETRQPD
- a CDS encoding sulfate ABC transporter substrate-binding protein, whose amino-acid sequence is MSYYIHLGANALAPSLILRSHSQGRVEARSGNGLPVATVTSGAAVAGLRRVRPGGRWKGALLAALAVLGLAGGAPGAASAQNRVQILNVSYDPTREFYREYNELFNEWWTSQGNAPVTVQQSHGGAGAQARAVIDGLDATVVTLALSADIAAIAERTGKIPADWQSRLPHNSSPYTSTIVFLVREGNPKGIKDWEDLVRDDVQVITPNPKTSGGARWNFLAAWGYAEQNGLDPREFVGAVYRNVPVLDTGARGSTTTFTQRGIGDVLLAWENEAFLSLKELGEDKFDIVVPSVSILAEPPVTLVDGNIASDAQRAAAEAYLEYLYSPEAQALALRHYYRAWDTSAAAPEDVARFPDIRLVTIEDFGGWASVQPEYFGDGGIFDQIYSGQ